Proteins encoded within one genomic window of Prauserella marina:
- a CDS encoding methyltransferase domain-containing protein yields MHRANPPRTLAQDDQDGAEAAVDRAYRLILGRAADESGAAQYLSALRSGEMTLTDICASLASSEEFAARLEPAGPRDKKRQASNGNGDPHWIDVAELIRTVTVEELSERAEGYFRAVEDPGVLLTKPFKDVAETPDLLVTFGQVLRALRPLPGMTVLDFGAGTCWTSRFLTQLGCKVIALDVSPTALELGKQLYERLPVLGDQPSPEFLVFDGHRIDLPDAAVDRILSYDAFHHVPNPDDVIRELARVLRPGGIAAFAEPGPLHSCQAQSQYEMRNFGVIENDVIIEDVWATARESGFTELRLCLLDSSPRWVDLDTFDDVVEGRDDEATFAAPTRAAIGDRRMFWLRKEGAEVADSREADGLVGELSISGVRVSTVEGTSVVEGICEVRNPGPRRWLPSEAEFGPVLLGVRVHLRDQTVRDLTRIALPGQGIGPGERAEFAVRVEVPAHEGAVAIEFDLVSEWVTWFGVNGSPVVRIPLE; encoded by the coding sequence GTGCACCGCGCGAATCCACCACGAACCCTGGCTCAGGATGACCAGGACGGCGCCGAAGCCGCTGTCGACCGCGCCTACCGGTTGATCCTCGGCCGCGCCGCCGACGAGTCGGGCGCGGCGCAATACCTGAGTGCCCTGCGGTCGGGCGAGATGACACTCACCGACATTTGCGCGAGCCTCGCCTCGTCGGAGGAGTTCGCCGCACGGCTCGAACCCGCCGGCCCGCGCGACAAGAAGCGGCAGGCGAGCAACGGAAACGGCGACCCACACTGGATCGACGTCGCCGAACTGATCAGGACGGTGACCGTCGAGGAACTGTCGGAGCGGGCCGAGGGCTACTTCCGCGCGGTCGAGGATCCCGGCGTACTGCTGACGAAGCCCTTCAAAGACGTAGCGGAAACACCGGACCTGCTCGTCACGTTCGGGCAGGTACTCAGGGCGCTGCGGCCGCTTCCTGGTATGACCGTGCTCGACTTCGGCGCGGGAACCTGCTGGACGAGCCGGTTCCTGACCCAGCTCGGCTGCAAGGTCATCGCCCTCGATGTCTCACCGACGGCGCTGGAGCTCGGAAAACAGCTCTACGAAAGGCTTCCGGTACTCGGCGACCAGCCCTCGCCGGAGTTCCTCGTGTTCGACGGTCACCGCATCGACCTTCCCGACGCCGCCGTCGACCGGATCCTGTCCTACGACGCGTTCCACCACGTCCCCAATCCCGACGACGTCATCAGGGAACTGGCGCGGGTGCTGCGACCTGGTGGCATCGCGGCGTTCGCCGAGCCAGGCCCGCTGCACTCCTGCCAAGCGCAGTCGCAGTACGAGATGCGCAATTTCGGCGTCATCGAGAACGACGTGATCATCGAGGACGTCTGGGCCACCGCGCGCGAGTCCGGTTTCACCGAACTGCGGTTGTGCCTGCTCGACTCGTCGCCGCGCTGGGTGGATCTCGACACGTTCGACGACGTCGTCGAGGGAAGGGACGACGAGGCGACCTTCGCGGCTCCCACCCGCGCCGCCATCGGCGACCGGCGCATGTTCTGGCTCCGCAAGGAAGGCGCGGAGGTCGCTGACAGCAGGGAGGCCGACGGCCTCGTCGGCGAGCTGAGCATCAGCGGCGTGCGGGTGAGCACCGTCGAAGGCACGAGTGTCGTCGAGGGCATCTGCGAGGTACGCAACCCGGGGCCCCGGCGCTGGCTGCCCTCCGAAGCCGAGTTCGGCCCCGTCCTGCTTGGCGTGCGGGTCCACCTGCGCGACCAGACCGTGCGCGACCTGACCAGGATCGCGCTTCCCGGTCAGGGCATCGGCCCTGGCGAACGGGCCGAGTTCGCGGTGCGCGTCGAGGTCCCCGCCCACGAGGGGGCCGTCGCCATCGAGTTCGACCTCGTGAGCGAGTGGGTGACGTGGTTCGGGGTCAACGGCTCGCCGGTGGTACGAATCCCGCTCGAATGA
- a CDS encoding DUF7144 family membrane protein, translated as MAHQDATHGTATREQRSGTAKGVTYFAGIALIVVGALQVLNGLAAIFANNFYLTVDNYLFDIRLTAWGWIHLALGALAVLVGLGVFAAQAWAYWLAILLVSLSIVGNFLFIPYYPLWSLLIIALDVWIIWALSRSLSASDMNVVV; from the coding sequence ATGGCTCACCAGGACGCGACCCACGGCACGGCCACCCGCGAACAGCGAAGCGGGACCGCCAAGGGAGTCACCTATTTCGCGGGTATCGCGTTGATCGTCGTCGGCGCCCTTCAGGTGCTCAACGGGCTCGCCGCGATCTTCGCGAACAACTTCTATCTCACCGTCGACAACTATCTGTTCGACATCCGGCTGACCGCGTGGGGCTGGATCCATCTCGCTCTCGGAGCGCTGGCCGTGCTCGTCGGGCTCGGTGTGTTCGCGGCGCAGGCATGGGCCTACTGGCTCGCGATTCTGCTGGTGTCGTTGTCGATCGTCGGGAATTTCCTTTTCATTCCCTACTACCCGCTGTGGTCGCTGTTGATCATCGCGCTCGACGTGTGGATCATCTGGGCACTCAGCCGCAGCCTGTCGGCCAGCGACATGAACGTCGTGGTGTGA
- a CDS encoding methylated-DNA--[protein]-cysteine S-methyltransferase, with translation MTALQGKLAETAAAAGLLDIAYTTVDSPIGTLLLAASERGLVKVAFERQNHDAVLDELATKLSPRVLRAPARLSATARELDEYFAGRRTAFGLPLDHRLSSGFRQLVQRHLPLIPYGRTESYRDVAEGVGNPKAVRAVGTACATNPIPIVVPCHRVVRSDGSFGEYAGGPEAKAALLRLEGAAGPRS, from the coding sequence CTGACCGCGCTGCAAGGAAAACTGGCCGAGACGGCGGCAGCCGCCGGACTGCTCGACATCGCGTACACGACGGTCGACAGCCCGATCGGCACGTTGCTGCTCGCCGCGTCGGAACGGGGCCTCGTCAAGGTCGCCTTCGAGCGGCAGAACCACGACGCGGTGCTCGACGAGCTGGCCACGAAGCTCAGCCCGAGGGTGCTGCGCGCACCAGCTCGGCTCAGTGCGACGGCGAGGGAACTCGACGAGTACTTCGCGGGGCGGCGAACGGCGTTCGGCCTCCCGCTGGATCACCGGCTCTCCTCGGGTTTCCGGCAGCTCGTCCAACGGCATCTTCCGCTGATTCCCTACGGTCGCACCGAGAGTTACCGCGACGTGGCCGAAGGCGTCGGCAATCCGAAGGCCGTCAGGGCGGTGGGAACGGCGTGTGCCACCAACCCGATTCCCATCGTGGTGCCCTGCCACCGGGTGGTGCGCAGCGACGGATCGTTCGGCGAGTACGCGGGCGGGCCGGAGGCCAAGGCGGCCCTGCTCAGGCTCGAAGGAGCGGCCGGTCCGCGCTCCTGA
- a CDS encoding RNA polymerase sigma factor has translation MATEKPFERIVTEHGAVVLRVCRAVLGPGPDADEAWSETFLAALRAWPGLAEGTNVQAWLVTIAHRKAIDVTRARARRAVPMAEPPERATADPPADTELWDRVAALPDKQRLALAYHYFGGLPYPRVAELIGGSADAARRAGADGIRALRLTLRNL, from the coding sequence GTGGCGACCGAAAAGCCCTTCGAACGGATCGTGACCGAGCACGGCGCCGTCGTGCTCAGGGTGTGCAGGGCGGTACTGGGGCCGGGTCCCGACGCCGACGAGGCGTGGTCCGAGACGTTCCTCGCCGCGCTGAGGGCGTGGCCCGGGCTCGCCGAGGGCACGAACGTGCAGGCGTGGCTCGTGACGATCGCCCACCGGAAGGCGATCGACGTCACGAGGGCCCGCGCCCGCCGCGCCGTTCCGATGGCCGAACCGCCGGAACGGGCAACCGCGGACCCGCCAGCCGACACCGAACTGTGGGACAGGGTCGCCGCACTGCCCGACAAACAACGGCTCGCCCTGGCCTATCACTACTTCGGCGGCCTGCCCTACCCGCGGGTGGCCGAGCTCATCGGCGGTTCGGCCGACGCCGCGCGGCGGGCGGGCGCCGACGGCATTCGCGCCCTGCGCCTCACCCTGCGAAACCTCTGA
- a CDS encoding methylated-DNA--[protein]-cysteine S-methyltransferase, translating into MTTTTSTARHARVDSALGELTLVADGDALTGVYFERHWYPPEENAIGPLVDAAADPLFAEAAAQLTDYLAGERTAFTVPVATHGDPFQERVWALLRDIPYGTTTTYGDLAEQLGGRSLAQVVGRAVGRNPLSIVIACHRVVGKDGGLTGYAGGLERKRRLLDLEQPSPAEAGRLF; encoded by the coding sequence ATGACGACCACAACCAGCACAGCGCGGCACGCGCGCGTCGACAGCGCGCTGGGCGAGCTGACCCTTGTCGCCGACGGCGACGCGCTGACCGGCGTCTACTTCGAACGGCACTGGTATCCGCCCGAGGAGAACGCCATCGGCCCGCTCGTCGACGCGGCGGCCGATCCCCTTTTCGCCGAGGCGGCCGCCCAGCTCACGGACTACCTCGCCGGAGAGCGCACGGCGTTCACCGTGCCGGTCGCCACGCATGGCGACCCGTTCCAGGAACGCGTGTGGGCACTGCTTCGCGACATTCCCTACGGCACGACGACGACCTACGGCGACCTCGCGGAACAGCTCGGCGGCAGGTCACTGGCCCAGGTGGTCGGCAGGGCCGTCGGCAGGAACCCGCTGAGCATCGTCATCGCCTGTCACCGGGTCGTCGGCAAGGACGGTGGCCTCACCGGTTACGCCGGTGGCCTCGAACGCAAGCGCAGGCTGCTCGACCTGGAGCAGCCAAGCCCCGCCGAGGCGGGCAGGCTGTTCTGA
- a CDS encoding response regulator — MTPLRLVVIDDHPVVRDGLRAMLGTQADFEIVGEAASGQEALAVVAATVPDVALTDLRMPDPSGAELIRLLLETTPAVKVLVLTTHDTDSDVLPAVEAGAIGYLLKDAPREELFRAVRAAARGETVLSSSVAALLLRRVRPAHRLAATPLSAREREVLALVARGNTNRETAAMLHLSEATVKTHLLHIYAKLEVPDRASAVASAYRLGILGGESG; from the coding sequence GTGACACCGCTTCGGCTCGTGGTGATCGACGATCATCCCGTCGTGCGCGACGGGCTGCGCGCCATGCTCGGCACCCAAGCCGACTTCGAGATCGTGGGTGAAGCGGCGAGCGGCCAGGAGGCGCTGGCCGTGGTCGCGGCCACCGTTCCGGACGTGGCGCTGACCGATCTGCGCATGCCCGATCCCAGTGGCGCCGAGCTGATCCGGCTTCTCCTCGAAACGACGCCTGCCGTGAAGGTGCTCGTGCTGACCACACACGACACGGATTCCGACGTGTTGCCCGCCGTCGAGGCAGGTGCCATCGGCTACCTGCTCAAGGACGCGCCGAGGGAGGAACTGTTCAGGGCGGTGCGCGCGGCAGCCCGCGGCGAGACCGTGCTGTCCTCGTCGGTCGCCGCCCTGCTGTTGCGCAGGGTGCGCCCCGCGCACCGGCTCGCCGCGACCCCGCTGAGCGCGCGGGAACGCGAAGTGCTGGCGCTCGTGGCGCGAGGCAACACCAACAGGGAGACCGCGGCGATGCTCCACCTCAGCGAAGCGACCGTGAAGACTCACCTGCTGCACATCTACGCCAAACTGGAAGTGCCGGACAGGGCCTCGGCGGTCGCCTCGGCCTACCGGCTCGGAATTCTCGGCGGCGAAAGTGGCTGA
- a CDS encoding sensor histidine kinase gives MTSVEQEHGIRQERRWNKAWALTPYALLGIACAVSFTGTSPGRPHQLGTMGIVVVLVAWHGWFVVAHPRWWERATTLMIIYFAGLLALTALLVSRSGAFQLFIPVCYVLAFVTLPGLLAYAGVIAANLPWLASPSTEPRQLLLSLAVATPLAALIGWAIRGMEREAVRRRETNARLVAVAAENAELHQLLLEKARETGMTEERARMAREIHDTVAQGLTGVVTQLEVAEELSAEGPARERIGLARELARTSLVEVRRSIDALRPGPLEDARLGEALEKTLAAWRDQHDIAASLTVTGTPRPAHAEVEVTVLRAAQEALSNVGRHARATRVDLTLSYMEDLIVLDVRDDGKGFDTSREGGFGLHALRERVRRLSGTVEVESAQLKGTAVSVSLPMIGAES, from the coding sequence GTGACCTCGGTGGAACAGGAGCACGGCATCCGGCAGGAACGCCGCTGGAACAAAGCGTGGGCACTGACGCCCTACGCGCTGCTCGGCATCGCCTGCGCCGTGTCGTTCACCGGCACCTCCCCTGGCAGGCCACACCAGCTCGGCACCATGGGCATCGTCGTCGTCCTCGTCGCGTGGCATGGCTGGTTCGTGGTCGCGCACCCTCGGTGGTGGGAACGCGCGACCACCTTGATGATCATCTATTTCGCCGGGTTGCTGGCGCTCACCGCGCTGCTGGTTTCGAGAAGCGGCGCCTTCCAGCTGTTCATCCCCGTCTGTTACGTGCTCGCCTTCGTCACCCTGCCAGGTCTGCTCGCCTACGCGGGAGTGATCGCCGCCAACCTCCCCTGGCTGGCATCGCCAAGTACCGAACCGCGGCAACTGCTGCTCAGCCTCGCGGTCGCCACCCCGCTCGCGGCACTGATCGGCTGGGCGATCAGGGGGATGGAACGAGAGGCCGTCCGGCGAAGGGAGACCAACGCGAGGCTCGTCGCCGTCGCGGCGGAAAACGCGGAGCTCCACCAGCTTCTGCTGGAGAAGGCGCGCGAGACCGGGATGACGGAGGAGCGCGCCAGGATGGCTCGCGAAATCCACGACACCGTCGCGCAAGGACTCACCGGTGTCGTGACGCAGCTCGAAGTCGCCGAGGAACTGTCAGCGGAAGGACCAGCGCGGGAGCGCATCGGTCTCGCGAGGGAACTCGCGAGGACGAGCCTTGTCGAGGTACGCCGGTCTATCGACGCGTTGCGGCCCGGCCCGCTTGAGGACGCGAGACTCGGTGAGGCGCTGGAGAAGACACTCGCCGCATGGCGGGACCAGCACGACATCGCCGCTTCCCTCACCGTGACGGGAACGCCCCGGCCCGCGCACGCGGAGGTCGAGGTCACGGTGCTGCGCGCGGCCCAGGAGGCACTGTCCAACGTGGGAAGGCACGCGCGAGCGACGAGAGTCGACCTCACACTGTCCTATATGGAGGATCTGATCGTGCTGGACGTTCGCGACGACGGCAAGGGATTCGACACGTCACGGGAGGGCGGGTTCGGGCTGCACGCGTTGCGCGAGCGCGTGCGGCGGCTCTCCGGCACGGTGGAGGTCGAGTCCGCTCAGCTGAAAGGCACGGCGGTCAGCGTCAGCCTTCCCATGATCGGCGCCGAATCGTGA
- a CDS encoding DUF418 domain-containing protein — translation MTLREALPGPTTSGERVLAPDLARGALLALIALANSAVFLHGRPYGPRQHVIEDGLLDRIVSVITVTLVDGRAYPMFAALFAYGLVRNMRRLRASGVPEPDATRTLRRRNRWLIGFGFVHAVLLFPGDVLGLYGLLGFAVLALLRASDRTLLRTAAAWLLVVATVQGFAYLTPIASTERSFFWSFAVTDPFEALALRPLEWLMTPLGMLGVGSAALIGVWAARRGVLDEPRNHRALLRRTAVTGLALGVVGGLPMALAVGGFWHPGGAYWLASAAHAVSGVAAGIGYGALAGSLAIKLTGPGRQGALVTAIVACGRRSLSCYLFQSVVFAVLLLPFTLGLGATLGSASVAMVALGTWLVSVLLAEVLRRAGKNGPAENLLRGLTYRTLRH, via the coding sequence ATGACCTTGCGCGAAGCCCTGCCTGGGCCAACGACATCCGGCGAGCGCGTACTCGCCCCCGACCTCGCCAGGGGCGCGCTGCTCGCCCTCATCGCGCTCGCCAACTCGGCGGTCTTCCTCCACGGACGGCCATACGGGCCCCGCCAGCACGTCATCGAGGACGGCCTGCTCGACCGGATCGTCAGCGTCATCACCGTGACGCTCGTCGACGGCCGCGCGTATCCCATGTTCGCGGCGCTGTTCGCCTACGGCCTCGTGCGGAACATGCGACGCCTGCGGGCGAGCGGCGTGCCCGAGCCGGATGCCACCCGAACGCTGCGCAGACGCAACCGCTGGCTCATCGGCTTCGGCTTCGTACACGCGGTGCTGTTGTTTCCCGGCGACGTTCTCGGCTTGTACGGGCTGCTCGGCTTCGCCGTACTCGCGCTGCTTCGCGCCTCGGACCGCACGCTGCTCCGCACGGCGGCGGCCTGGCTGCTCGTCGTCGCCACGGTCCAGGGCTTCGCTTACCTGACGCCCATCGCGAGCACGGAACGGAGCTTCTTCTGGTCGTTCGCCGTGACCGATCCCTTCGAGGCGCTGGCGCTGCGGCCGCTGGAATGGCTCATGACCCCGCTCGGCATGCTCGGCGTCGGCAGCGCCGCGCTGATCGGCGTGTGGGCGGCGAGGCGCGGCGTACTCGACGAACCACGAAACCACAGAGCCCTCCTGCGCCGGACGGCCGTCACCGGGCTGGCACTCGGCGTCGTGGGCGGACTGCCCATGGCATTGGCGGTCGGCGGCTTCTGGCACCCGGGCGGCGCCTACTGGTTGGCTTCTGCGGCACACGCGGTGTCCGGAGTCGCCGCCGGAATCGGCTACGGGGCGCTGGCCGGTTCGCTGGCCATCAAGCTGACCGGCCCGGGCAGGCAGGGCGCGCTCGTCACCGCGATCGTCGCCTGCGGCAGGCGTTCGCTGAGCTGCTACCTGTTCCAGTCGGTCGTGTTCGCGGTACTGCTGCTGCCCTTCACTCTCGGCCTCGGCGCGACCCTCGGCTCGGCCTCCGTCGCCATGGTCGCGCTGGGAACGTGGCTCGTCTCCGTGCTGCTCGCCGAGGTACTGCGGAGAGCGGGGAAGAACGGCCCCGCCGAGAACCTGCTGCGCGGGCTGACCTACCGCACCCTGCGACACTGA
- a CDS encoding DUF397 domain-containing protein, with product MQIAGAGPIEWRKSSFSGGNSGGGGNCVEMAVLPDDRIAVRNSKNPDAGMVLFTRSEMAAWFEGVRAGEFDDLA from the coding sequence ATGCAGATTGCCGGGGCGGGCCCCATCGAATGGCGCAAGAGCAGCTTTTCCGGAGGCAACAGCGGCGGTGGGGGCAACTGCGTCGAGATGGCGGTGTTGCCTGACGACAGGATCGCGGTCCGCAACAGCAAGAACCCCGACGCGGGCATGGTGTTGTTCACCCGTTCCGAGATGGCCGCCTGGTTCGAGGGAGTCAGAGCCGGCGAGTTCGACGACCTCGCCTGA
- a CDS encoding DoxX family protein, whose amino-acid sequence MNTTYLVCALATIVANASAAFADFARARFVVANATELGLNTSLIPALGALKAAGACGMLLGVLGMPVIDIAAAAGLVLFFCGAVGIHVRERVFRDIAPPIVYLAMAGSSLALALAN is encoded by the coding sequence ATGAATACGACGTACCTCGTGTGCGCGCTGGCCACGATCGTCGCCAACGCGAGCGCCGCGTTCGCCGACTTCGCCCGCGCGAGGTTCGTGGTGGCGAACGCGACCGAACTCGGCTTGAACACCTCGCTGATACCGGCATTGGGAGCCCTCAAGGCCGCGGGGGCTTGCGGGATGCTGCTCGGCGTACTCGGCATGCCGGTGATCGACATCGCCGCCGCGGCGGGGCTGGTGTTGTTCTTTTGCGGCGCGGTCGGGATCCACGTGCGCGAGCGCGTCTTCCGCGACATCGCACCGCCCATTGTCTACCTCGCGATGGCCGGGTCGTCGCTCGCGCTGGCGCTGGCAAACTGA
- a CDS encoding MFS transporter: MSRTTPVTSGRSAGKLTIALAATSAVTAANVYLSQPLLGAIAESLDATPGVLGALPTATQLGYAAGILLVVPTGDSRDRRKLILRLGTASAVALIGCALAPTVWWLITASLVVGLLSAIPQLVTPLAVALAEGKSSGRVVGAVQAGLLVGVLASRAYSGALADLVGWRGVYVCSSVLTLGLMAVLARMLPSVPPTNAGTYRAALGSLPRLAVQPLVWRVVSSATMVGVAFGAFWTTLTFLLAEQYGFGSTQIGLFGLVAAASAVASPWAGRLADRAGRFGAMATLIGLVIVGWLVLLPGGTNLWWLVAGVIVLDIGVWGNQAACQALLFTLDPATHNRLNTVYFTLRFLGIAMGSMLGPLLWVGGGWPAVVLVGAASALVGLVLGVLPMRREQPR, from the coding sequence GTGAGTAGAACGACCCCCGTCACCTCCGGCCGGTCGGCCGGAAAGTTGACCATCGCATTGGCCGCGACGAGCGCCGTCACCGCCGCAAACGTGTATCTCAGCCAGCCGCTGCTCGGTGCGATCGCGGAGTCGCTCGACGCGACGCCCGGCGTGCTGGGTGCGCTGCCAACCGCGACCCAACTCGGCTACGCGGCAGGCATCCTCCTCGTCGTCCCCACCGGCGACAGCCGCGACCGGCGAAAACTCATTCTGCGGCTCGGGACCGCCTCGGCGGTCGCACTCATCGGCTGCGCGCTGGCGCCGACGGTGTGGTGGCTGATCACCGCGAGCCTCGTCGTCGGCCTGCTTTCCGCGATTCCCCAGCTCGTCACCCCGCTCGCCGTCGCACTCGCGGAGGGCAAGTCGAGCGGCAGGGTCGTCGGCGCCGTGCAGGCGGGTCTGCTCGTCGGAGTCCTCGCCTCGCGGGCCTACTCCGGAGCACTGGCCGACCTCGTGGGCTGGCGAGGCGTGTACGTGTGTTCCAGCGTGCTGACCCTTGGCCTCATGGCGGTCCTCGCACGCATGCTTCCCTCCGTTCCACCGACGAACGCGGGGACCTACCGCGCCGCGCTCGGCTCGCTACCCCGGCTCGCCGTCCAGCCGCTGGTCTGGCGAGTGGTGAGTTCGGCGACCATGGTGGGGGTCGCCTTCGGGGCTTTTTGGACCACACTGACGTTCCTGCTGGCAGAACAGTACGGGTTCGGTTCGACCCAGATCGGTTTGTTCGGGCTGGTGGCGGCCGCCAGCGCCGTTGCCTCCCCATGGGCTGGACGGCTCGCCGATCGTGCGGGCAGGTTCGGTGCGATGGCCACGCTGATCGGCCTGGTCATCGTCGGCTGGCTGGTGCTGCTCCCAGGCGGGACCAATCTGTGGTGGCTCGTCGCGGGTGTGATCGTGCTGGACATCGGAGTGTGGGGCAATCAGGCGGCGTGCCAGGCGCTGTTGTTCACCCTCGACCCGGCGACCCACAACCGGCTGAACACCGTTTACTTCACGCTGCGCTTCCTCGGGATCGCCATGGGGTCGATGCTCGGACCACTGCTGTGGGTCGGCGGTGGCTGGCCAGCCGTCGTACTCGTAGGCGCGGCCTCGGCATTGGTGGGGCTGGTGCTGGGTGTGCTTCCGATGAGGCGAGAGCAGCCGCGGTAG
- a CDS encoding AraC family transcriptional regulator, whose protein sequence is MYGKSEHRDDYQDVPRPVAAMARDLPDGHHIPAHRHRRAQLIYGTTGAITVTTGHGVWVVPATRGAWVPAGTSHGMTCAGAVALRTVYFEPESVASLPAEPAVLSVSPLLRELIDEATRLPVEYDRAGRDGKIMELLLLELAPNPVPALYLPMPDDPGLASLCSEILRSPAESWTTGAAAVLSHMSPRSLQRKFPSATGMSLARWVQQARLVHAVRLLARGVPVTAVAAASGYSTPSAFTAMFRRTLDTTPKIYFAD, encoded by the coding sequence ATGTACGGGAAGAGCGAACACCGCGACGACTACCAGGACGTGCCGAGGCCGGTCGCGGCGATGGCGCGTGACCTGCCGGACGGGCACCACATCCCCGCCCACCGGCACAGGCGAGCACAACTCATCTACGGGACGACGGGAGCCATCACCGTCACGACCGGCCATGGTGTCTGGGTCGTTCCCGCCACGCGAGGCGCCTGGGTCCCGGCGGGGACGAGTCATGGCATGACGTGCGCGGGCGCGGTGGCGTTGCGCACCGTCTACTTCGAACCGGAATCGGTCGCCTCGCTGCCGGCCGAACCCGCCGTTCTTTCCGTGTCGCCGTTGCTGAGAGAACTCATCGACGAGGCGACCCGGCTACCGGTTGAATACGATCGCGCGGGCAGGGACGGCAAAATCATGGAACTGCTGCTGCTCGAACTTGCCCCGAACCCGGTGCCCGCCTTGTATCTGCCGATGCCCGACGATCCAGGGCTCGCATCGCTGTGCTCCGAGATCTTGCGCTCTCCGGCCGAATCGTGGACGACCGGTGCCGCGGCGGTACTGTCGCACATGAGCCCGCGCAGCCTGCAACGCAAATTTCCCTCCGCCACCGGGATGAGTCTCGCGCGCTGGGTTCAGCAGGCGAGGCTCGTGCACGCCGTCAGGCTGCTGGCACGCGGCGTGCCGGTCACCGCGGTCGCGGCGGCCTCGGGATATTCCACCCCGAGTGCGTTCACCGCGATGTTCCGCCGAACTCTCGACACGACACCAAAGATCTACTTCGCCGACTGA
- a CDS encoding sigma-70 family RNA polymerase sigma factor: protein MNQQDWLAEQFDSHRPTLRAVAYRMLGSLSEADDALQEAWLRASGADTSRVERPVAWLTTVVGRVCLNILRARRSRKEEPLDARLPDPVVSREDDDDPEHRALLADAVGLALLVVFDTLAPAERLAFVLHDMFAVPFDDIGPMIDRTPAAARQLASRARRRVREQAPVPDADRDKQRDVVDAFFAAAREGDLDALVAVLAPDVVLRSDGGVARARHTLDIEGARSVAGQAASFSALARFVRPALINGTAGAVVIAKGRPLAVMAFTVSGGVIATVEVIADPERLVNFDLTGFRD from the coding sequence GTGAATCAGCAGGATTGGCTTGCCGAACAGTTCGACAGCCATCGTCCCACGCTGCGGGCCGTTGCCTACCGGATGCTCGGTTCCCTGAGCGAGGCCGATGACGCTCTGCAAGAGGCGTGGCTGCGGGCGAGTGGTGCCGACACCAGCCGGGTGGAGCGACCGGTCGCGTGGCTGACCACGGTGGTGGGCAGGGTGTGTCTCAACATCCTGCGCGCACGTCGCTCCCGGAAGGAGGAGCCGCTCGACGCCCGGCTTCCCGACCCGGTCGTCAGCCGTGAAGACGACGACGATCCCGAGCACAGGGCGCTGCTCGCCGACGCGGTCGGGCTCGCTCTTCTCGTCGTCTTCGACACCCTCGCTCCCGCCGAGCGACTCGCGTTCGTCTTGCACGACATGTTCGCCGTGCCGTTCGACGACATCGGCCCCATGATCGACCGCACTCCCGCCGCCGCGCGGCAGCTCGCCAGCAGGGCCCGGCGAAGGGTTCGGGAACAGGCTCCCGTGCCCGACGCCGACAGGGACAAGCAGCGCGACGTCGTCGACGCATTCTTCGCCGCGGCGAGGGAGGGCGACCTCGACGCACTCGTCGCCGTGCTCGCCCCCGACGTCGTGCTGCGCTCCGACGGAGGGGTGGCGCGGGCGCGGCACACGCTCGACATCGAGGGCGCGAGGTCGGTCGCCGGTCAGGCGGCGAGCTTCAGCGCGCTCGCCAGGTTCGTGCGCCCCGCGCTCATCAACGGCACGGCGGGTGCGGTCGTCATCGCCAAGGGCCGGCCGCTGGCCGTCATGGCGTTTACGGTCTCCGGAGGTGTGATCGCGACGGTCGAGGTCATCGCCGACCCCGAGCGGCTCGTGAATTTCGATCTCACCGGTTTCAGGGATTGA